A genomic window from Hyla sarda isolate aHylSar1 chromosome 10, aHylSar1.hap1, whole genome shotgun sequence includes:
- the LOC130294160 gene encoding cornifelin homolog, with protein sequence MSYPIGSQPQAMQGYASSGSQWHSEVFDCCEDMGVCLCGTFFPGSLACKVASDYGECFCLPCLGGTILALRTGIRERYHIPGSICEDCVCLTFCGPCTLCQMARELNERKR encoded by the exons ATGTCTTACCCAATTGGTTCTCAACCCCAAGCCATGCAAGGCTATGCCTCCAGTGGCAGCCAGTGGCACTCCGAAGTCTTTGACTGTTGTGAAGACATGGGAGTCT gTCTTTGTGGAACATTTTTCCCTGGTAGTCTTGCATGTAAAGTGGCGTCAGACTATGGCGAGTGCTTCTGCTTGCCATGCCTTGGGGGCACTATACTGGCTTTGAGGACAGGCATTAGGGAAAGATATCACATCCCG GGAAGTATCTGCGAAGACTGTGTGTGTCTCACGTTCTGCGGACCCTGCACGCTCTGTCAGATGGCCCGCGAGCTGAATGAGAGGAAACGTTAA